A DNA window from Fusobacterium mortiferum ATCC 9817 contains the following coding sequences:
- a CDS encoding MarR family transcriptional regulator yields MIKIDLLGYNLCVTAKKFSQLLTEKFKEYEITPEQWVIVRILFESDIQLSQKELAIKSQKDQNTVTAIIDKLEKKGYVERVKSNEDKRIFNIILKEKIKKNIKTLYEIDENLTKEICKNLTQVEIDNLEKSLKSLSNEIEIKLKTLREI; encoded by the coding sequence GTGATAAAAATAGATTTACTTGGTTATAATCTTTGTGTTACAGCTAAAAAATTCTCTCAACTTTTAACTGAAAAGTTTAAAGAGTATGAAATTACCCCTGAACAATGGGTTATAGTTAGAATACTTTTTGAAAGTGATATCCAACTTTCTCAAAAAGAATTAGCTATAAAATCTCAAAAAGACCAGAATACAGTTACAGCAATAATAGATAAGCTAGAGAAAAAAGGGTATGTTGAAAGAGTTAAAAGTAATGAGGATAAAAGAATTTTCAACATTATTTTGAAAGAAAAAATAAAAAAGAATATAAAAACTCTATATGAAATTGATGAAAACTTAACAAAAGAGATTTGTAAAAATCTAACTCAAGTTGAAATTGATAATTTAGAAAAAAGTCTAAAATCACTTTCAAATGAAATAGAGATAAAATTAAAAACTTTAAGAGAAATTTAG
- a CDS encoding FAD-binding protein, with protein MKIKIKKEFKTEILVVGTGIAGLIATERALKKRKRVCLVTNKKLCGGASYFPLKGTLGIQVTKDKDDCERYYEDIVKMGNGMENPELIKTYISNIKNSLYLLNKIGFEPWLRKDSRPACFAKYSRDIYLINNWKKAKERCKRKLKNHRGLNILENSTLVRIVTKDKRVVGAIFQCKQNFIFVKSKVIILATGGVASNYKDSLYPEGINGIGHIAALDAGAIAQNMEFIQFIPAFLKPKYNVLFGEHTLKYCLGMYDLRNNLLLSGVDDEKNKELWIERSSYAPFSVDFKSHIIDLKIPTEGVSIKYSKELYENKEEFYIVYLDWLKNDMGIDLLKDNIIISHFAHSCNGGLKIDEFARTGVNGLYAIGEVASIIEGANRLGGNSLGGSLVFANRAIINAVEYIKNTKSLKLKKRDIEQDFNAWIKEITREDKNNLLDKKSVIKILKNITSDNLGIVRSAEKVKRLFEELKNMRESYSIEKNLKEGSLEVYLMEESIKMLALSILNREESRGAHYREDFPETSNEVVKLNVKRKNNEFIIEKVKVR; from the coding sequence TTGAAAATAAAAATAAAAAAAGAATTTAAAACGGAAATTTTAGTTGTAGGAACTGGGATAGCAGGGCTTATAGCAACAGAGAGAGCTCTAAAAAAGAGAAAAAGAGTTTGTCTTGTGACAAATAAAAAATTGTGTGGTGGAGCTAGTTATTTTCCACTAAAAGGAACATTGGGAATACAAGTTACAAAAGATAAAGATGATTGTGAAAGATATTATGAAGATATAGTAAAAATGGGAAATGGAATGGAAAATCCTGAGTTGATAAAAACTTATATCTCAAATATAAAAAATAGTTTATATCTATTAAATAAGATTGGATTTGAGCCTTGGCTTCGTAAAGATTCTAGACCTGCATGTTTTGCAAAATATTCAAGAGATATCTATCTCATAAATAATTGGAAAAAAGCTAAGGAAAGATGTAAAAGAAAATTAAAAAATCACAGAGGATTAAATATTTTAGAAAATAGTACCTTGGTTAGAATAGTTACTAAAGATAAAAGAGTAGTTGGAGCTATATTTCAATGTAAACAAAATTTTATCTTTGTAAAGTCTAAAGTAATTATACTAGCAACTGGTGGAGTAGCTAGCAATTATAAAGATAGTCTTTATCCAGAAGGAATAAATGGAATTGGACATATTGCTGCTTTAGATGCTGGGGCTATAGCTCAAAATATGGAGTTTATACAATTTATACCAGCTTTCTTAAAACCCAAATATAATGTATTATTTGGAGAACATACTCTTAAATATTGCTTAGGAATGTATGATTTAAGAAATAATCTACTTTTATCTGGAGTAGATGATGAAAAAAATAAGGAGCTTTGGATAGAAAGAAGTAGTTATGCTCCTTTTAGTGTAGATTTTAAAAGTCATATAATTGATTTAAAAATTCCAACAGAGGGAGTTAGTATAAAATATTCTAAGGAGCTCTATGAAAATAAAGAAGAGTTTTATATAGTTTATTTAGATTGGCTAAAGAATGATATGGGAATAGATTTATTAAAAGATAATATTATCATCAGTCATTTTGCTCATAGTTGTAATGGTGGACTAAAGATAGATGAATTTGCTAGAACAGGAGTAAATGGATTGTATGCAATAGGAGAAGTTGCTTCTATAATAGAAGGAGCCAATAGATTAGGTGGAAATTCTTTAGGTGGTTCTTTAGTTTTTGCAAATAGAGCTATTATCAATGCTGTTGAATATATCAAAAATACTAAAAGCCTTAAATTAAAAAAGAGAGATATTGAGCAAGATTTTAATGCTTGGATAAAAGAGATTACTAGAGAAGATAAAAATAATCTCTTAGATAAAAAAAGTGTTATAAAAATCTTAAAAAATATTACAAGTGATAATTTAGGAATTGTTAGAAGTGCAGAAAAAGTAAAAAGATTATTTGAAGAGTTAAAAAATATGAGAGAAAGCTATAGTATAGAGAAAAATTTAAAAGAAGGTTCATTAGAAGTCTATTTAATGGAAGAGAGTATAAAGATGTTAGCTTTGAGCATTTTAAATCGTGAAGAAAGTAGAGGAGCACACTATAGAGAAGATTTTCCAGAAACTTCAAATGAAGTTGTAAAATTAAATGTTAAAAGAAAAAATAATGAGTTTATAATTGAGAAAGTAAAAGTTAGATAA
- a CDS encoding YczE/YyaS/YitT family protein — translation MNHFKRIIIYCIGLFIMAIGVTFSVKSNLGVSPVNAIPYVVSLISGLDQGLCVSVIFCSYIILQVFILKKDFKFHSLLQIICASLFGYFVSFSNMIFYFTPSENYMIRLIYMLVSIILIGIGVYLYLEAKLVPLPAEGVMMALKEKTIFEFHNIKMGFDVTTVVIAVIISFIFLENISGVREGTIIAAILVGKVVGILTKLNLKRII, via the coding sequence ATGAATCATTTTAAAAGAATTATTATTTATTGTATTGGACTATTTATTATGGCTATTGGAGTAACATTTTCTGTAAAATCTAATTTAGGAGTATCTCCAGTTAATGCTATACCCTATGTTGTAAGTTTAATCTCTGGACTAGATCAAGGATTATGTGTATCAGTTATTTTTTGTAGTTATATTATTTTACAAGTTTTTATCTTAAAAAAAGATTTTAAATTTCACAGCTTATTACAAATTATATGTGCAAGTCTATTTGGTTACTTTGTTTCTTTTTCAAATATGATATTTTACTTTACACCTTCTGAAAATTATATGATTAGACTAATCTATATGTTAGTTAGTATTATTCTAATTGGAATTGGTGTTTATCTATATTTAGAAGCTAAACTTGTTCCATTACCTGCTGAAGGTGTTATGATGGCACTTAAAGAAAAAACTATCTTTGAGTTCCATAATATAAAAATGGGATTTGATGTTACTACAGTTGTAATAGCTGTTATTATCTCTTTTATATTCTTAGAAAATATTTCTGGAGTGAGAGAGGGAACTATTATTGCTGCTATCCTTGTAGGAAAAGTTGTAGGTATACTCACAAAATTAAATTTAAAGAGAATAATTTAA